One Dermacentor albipictus isolate Rhodes 1998 colony chromosome 10, USDA_Dalb.pri_finalv2, whole genome shotgun sequence genomic window, GAAGATTGCTCGCCAGCCGCAtcacatgtggttcgccataccTAGCCTAAAGAAGGCAGAAACCGAAAAGCTCAACATCGTGGCAAGGAAGGAAATAAAAGTCACCCTGGGACTCCCCCTCCCCTCCATGGCCTCCACTACACGTCTCTTTAAGATGAGCGTATAAAATGTGtggctagagctcactgaagcaaACAAGAATAGCCAactggaacgactcaagctcacgcccaccggCAGATCAGTACTCCGACATCCGAAGTACAGCGAGACATACATCGCAGACAGGGACAAGAAAGAGCAAATATTACTGGACGTTCGAGATTCCCTTTGTATCGCACTTGTCCTGcacaacatgcatcccatattgcACAAGAGCACAATACAGGCTAGAGCCGACGCCATCAAACGAAGGTTCAAGCAAGACCGGTACGCCCGCTACACCTTACGCATTGAAGCGCGTACGTTCTCAGCGTCATAGACTCCAGAGGCTGCGAATTAGCATCGGCAACAATCAAGGCACGCAATCGGGAAACGGGTGAAAAAGCGTCAATCACTCTCACCATCTGACCACACGTACACAGgcagcggttatattcaccgactctcagacCGCCTGTAGAAAGTTCTACAGGGGCCTCACCTTGGCCGATGCACTCAAAATGCTAAAACAACGAAGCATTCCGCTGCCGTACGCCTGCGTAACTTGGGTAAACGGACACGACGGACTATAGGGGAATGAATCGGTTCACGCCAGAGCCCACGAGCACATCAGCCGTGCTCTGCTCGCCCCATATGCTCTCTGACGCGCTGTAGTAGCGGTACtgcaacactacagactcgagcGTCGGGTGTACCCTCCACCGTACCCAAAACTCGGCAAAGAAGAAACCATGATTTTCAGGTCTACAAAGCAACACCTACACTCTACGAACCATTAGAACTTGTTCACATTTTGTTTAAATGTCAATGCCTACAGTAGTTGACTTGTTGACTGTCTCGTTTTGAGGATGAAACCAAACGGATCTCACGATCGGCCCTGCAAGCCTTGCGGGACGACTCCAAGCTCATGGTGATATTGTTATCTAGGCACGTTTTGGAGTCAAAATTCATAACACGCAAGGCAACAAAAATGTTGAATCTGGAGCTGCAATATACTTGCGTTTGACCTTTTAGGCGTAATTCGTACTCAATTATGCTAAGCTTCATTTCCTTGCTTCAATTATTTTATTACATTGTATTTCAATGCAGCATTCAGACGGGGGCAGGCTAACTTGACCCTGCACTGAACGACAGCTGCAATGCAAATGGTTAGTAGTAGGATTATAACGCATGAAATTAAGTAGCAAATAGAAAAACTGCTAGCTTCTGCCTAAAATTATTGACTCACGCACTTAATGGCACCATAGCTAATCGTCATCGCGTCAGTTATGGAGAATAATAATTAGTGATAGCATGTGAAAATCAACAGCACAGTTTTACCACTTCCTAAGAAACACGTTGGTTTCGATTATTTTTGGTATAGTTTTGCGAAATAAATGGTGGTTTAGGCAGGCATATTTCATATTATCAGCTAACGATTATCGGCAGCTAACTTAGAAAAAGAATGCTCAAGAAGCATCGCCTTCAGCTGCGTTCAGTATTCGAGCTGCTTTAATCTCTTAGCTTCAAGGCTATGCAAGGTGCTATGCATCTTCCCTGCTCCAAAAATATCACCACGGGTGTTGGGACGTCTGGTTTTTATAGTTAAACAAACGGATGCCCGCATCTAGCCTTCTACTCGAAGGATGAAGGGAAATAAGTTGTACACCATGACTTCCATTTTATGCAAAGCGTCGTGTAATGTTCGAATAATTAAGCATGCACCCCCGAGAATTTAGCATGTACCCATGTGCTGAGCCGGGTGCTGTGATCCTGGAGGTCTTGCTGGGAAGTACATTTTTGATCAAGTTGGCAGTGTAGAATAGAACCCAGGTTAGGTGGTGAGTGCTTTTATTTGCAGCCACAGGTACTTCTCAAATAAGACGGGTGCCACATTAACTGACGAACTGAGTATGATCTTATGCATGGTGAGAAGGCGTTCGCAAGGGCGTCTGTGTGCAAGCGGATCGAGGGATAATTCACGGGCACGCGACGAAGGACAAAAATTACAGCCATATCTGTTGTATATAAATCTTATCCCCTTCTTCACAGATTCCAATTTGTTAGCGTCACAAGAAGAACAGAGATACAACAGACGCATACTCCGAAATTGGCCTGAATAATGTTTTGTATGCAGTTAGTCTGAAACCCTTAGTAGTGTCCTTTGCCGTTCGCTTTACATATGCTAGTTTACAAAGTGCCTTCAAGTGGATGCATTCTGTGTGTTTGCGCTATCTGCTGTTATGAGAAAAAGCTACCCCGAGGTATTTAAATTTGTATGCATTTAAGATGTAAGTACTGCTGAAACTATAGCAAGAACACAAAGGTGTAGTCTTGCTCGTGAACATCATCGAGACTATCTTCAGTAAATTATTTCTTAGTTGCTAAGAATCACTTCAAGCACAGAGCGAAGCAAAAAAGAGTTTCATAGTAACTGGTAATATACATTCGTGACTTGAGAGCACAATGTGCAATCATCTGCGTGTCATTATGGTTTAACTGGCGCGCTTTGCGAGACCTCCACGACGTCGTTAATATAGAAGACTAACAACGCTTAAGATTCGGACTTTGCTATTTACTAGGCTTTAGCACACTTTACGATTCAGTGGACTGAACGAACAGCTCGTGACCGCATGTCAAGCAGCCTGCCGCTGCCTGCTTAAAGAGCCTAATCAATTATTACAGGTTTATCAGTGCTATAACCTACGAATTGACCATGCATGGTGACACACTTGCTGCGATAAAACACACACAAGCATTCTGGTAATTACGCAATCATAATTCAGCGACACTGCAAAGTACGGGAAAGGCAACACGTTTATGTAGGCTTCCTAATTGCAAGGCAGCCTTGCTTGTAGGCAAAGCACAGAGGCATGTTAAGTAATATTGGTTCTAAGAACGCGCGACATTACGAAACCTTGAACTTTGGACGCCAAGTGAGGATGTAGTTATACTTTCCTACTAAACAAAATTTCAGTCGCTAGAGAATATATAAAGCGTAATGGCATAGAGAAAATTTAAATACCGGCTTCTCATGTAACGTGAAGCAATGTTTATGCGGAAGCATTCTGCTACTGGGCCGCGCCCACGACTCCCTCTCACGATACGAAAACGCTGGGATGCTTAGATGGTTATTACACGGCAGTGTAAGGAAGTATATGCGCCGCCCACTGCTAGTGAGTTTCGACTGCACGACCACGCCTCTTGACATTCGTCTCGGCATCCTCACGGGTCCGTTTGCGCTCGAGAAGTCCGGCTTATCCCGTCAGAAGTGCCGCAGTGCCAGAAGTAGGCCAAACACTTTTCTCCTAAAAAGCGATTGTCCTTGAGGGAAGATCAATTCCTCCCCGGTGCGCACTTTATCTTTCAGTCCGTCAAGAAGAGTCCTGCGCTCTTCCGCAAATTCCGGACATTCTAGGAGGTAATGTTTTTTGTCACCATGTGCTCGGCAGAATGAACACCTATGCGTGAACGGCAGCCCTATCTTGTGTCGCCACGCCGACAATGTTGCTGACTGGGCGTGAGCATGGTGTAACAAGGACGCTTCCGATCGGTTAAGTCTCTTGGTCACCTAGTGTTGAATGGTGGAAGCCCAATGTGCTAAAGTGGTTCACACTGGGCCTGTATGATACTCACTGGACGCTTTGTGATACTCTCACCTTTGGTCTATAGGTTAGTGCTTGGCGCGCAAGACAGTCAGTATCTTCATTTCCGGACACGCCGACGGGCGATGGAAACCACTGAAAATCCAAGTGGATATTATAAAGTGCGCGGATGTGTGATATTGCCTAAGTAAAGTTGTAGGCAAATGAACTGTGCTAATCATCGCCAGAGGAGCTAGGGTGCTGCCTTTCAGTCCGATAATTTTATTACTGGTTGAAGCGGGCAAGACTGAAGTTTCCTGAAAGCAGCTGCAATTGGCTACTTTCTCTGGCTGTCGTAGAATCCAGGGCGTAGAGGTGCTTTTCAATATGATTCTTGTATGACTGCACTTTGTCTTATAGAAATTCAAATTCAGATTTAAACCATCTGAAGTGTGGCCACCCATGAGCTTCCTATAGGAACGGCATCGCGAAAGATAAAACACTCGCCTCTCCTTCCACATCGACAgacttcaaggtggcgtcgcggaggtgGTGTCTGCCTAAGTGAAACGAAAACCGTTCGCTCAGCGTAAGCGCTACGCCGCCCAGAACGAAGCAAACGGAGTTACTTCCATGTAATAAATCATTTAAAACCACATTGTCATTTCCGTAGCACATACGCCACCAGTTCGCACACACGTTGTAGCTGCGGTAGCCGTTTTTTCTTTCCGGGAAATCACCATGACAAGCGATGATCTTTCTTCTTGCCAAACAATGCTTCGCATGTCGTCGCGCTCAAATGTGGTTCTCACTTCTGGAATTTTAgattgtttttgttgttgcacGCAACAATTGTGAAGAGGCACACTAATCGTGCTATGCGGATAGTGCCAGTGAAACGTGGCGGGCAACAAACTCGCGAAACGATTTGCGTGCACAAATTGATAGCTGCGCAATCGCACGCAGGTCGTGAGCGCAGCGTTTCAAATCGTCCACGTGCGCACACAGCCAAATGAGAATGCACCGATAAGCCTGCCTTAACGTCACAGAGCCGCAAACTGCGGGGCATACATGCAAGCACGGCGCGTCATCACGAACATTTTCCGCGCGATCAGAGTATACTGTAACCACTGTATTTCGTACAGAAATCAGGAGCGACTGCGAACCGCAGGGGCTTCCGTGCTGTCGCCATAGCGGTCTGCTTCAGATGAgttgtgcgtgcatgtgcgtcgAAAGTGGTTATTGAAGTTAAACCGAGCTAACGTCGGAGCCATGGCTTGTGCTGCAGAGGTGAGTGCTAGCTTTTGTTGGATGACTGGGAGCGTCTTAATGGTAGGCTCGTATTTTGAAACAAATAGCCTGCGATTGCTCTTTTACTCGTTTTCTGTGGTGGTGGTCTGAGTTTCTCCGCCTGCGCAAGTTCCATTTGCAACATGAACGCAGCTAGAACATTTGAGATGCCCGTGTTGTCGCGCGAGAGCTTTGTAAACATTAATACTTGGTGACGGTGGTGACGGTGGTGACGGTGGTGACGGTGGTGACGGTGGTGACGGTGGTGACGGTGGTGACGGTGGTGACGGTGGTGACGGTGGTGACGGTGGTgacggtggtggcggtggtggcggtggtggcggcgacATGCTGGGCTGGCGGTTGCTTGGCCGCATTCGCCGGCGAAATTCCTTTCTTCTGATTCAGATTCTTAGTTTTTACGCGCGAAAAccaggatttgattatgaggcattccATATTgtactctggattaattttgatcgccAAGGGATATTCAACGTGCCCCACAATTcacggtgcacgggcgtttttcgcctccgtcgaaatgagGGCCGCAGCGGCCGCGATTTggtcccgcgacgtcgtgctcagcagcgcaccaCCATAGCTTCTAAGCCAAGGCGGCGGGTCTATTTTCTTTGTACTTTCTATATGCACTTTCGCGTGTTACTGGCTTAACAGTGCTTAGCGCGACCAACTGACCAATTGTGTGGCTGAGTTATTTATTCTGATGTCACGGGAAGCTTTAGGCACTGTTGTTTCTCAACAAACAAATTATTGTCCAATGAGGAGAGGATGCTAAAATGAGGCGATAACAAAAGCATATTGTCCCACAATGAAGCACATTTCTTAAACATTGGGCACAACGAGCCGGTTCCTTAACGACATGACAAGACAGCACAGTAATGGCGTTCTAAAAGAACACGGAAATCACTTGGCTGAACACTGCAAAATATATGCAAGTATACACGTTCTTGCTAACACAATTGATTAAAGTAAAGGAACCAAGACAACGTCAAATACCTTAACTGTATAATATAAGGAAAGCAGGAGATTTGTAGCTGCGTGAAAAAGTAAGTGTAATCTTTTTCCAGGTATCCGCTCACGTGAATCAATTGAATGTGCAGTCTTTTGTAAGATCTGTGCCTGATGAACTGCACGTATAAAACAGCCGGCCATTTGAAATAAACGCTAGTTGGAAGTTCAGCGCCCGTCTTGCCGTTTGTGCATTTTTCGTCCTCGCCCATGGCGCTGTTTTAAGAGCACTGTCAAGATAAACCATCTCACCGAAATCAAGGTGTTGTTGATTGTTATTCCTCATTCTTGAATGTACTGCTTAGGTCTTGGTCGATCTTCACAAGGAACACCTAAGGTGTGGTAAAGATAAGTGCCTCATCAGTACAGACTATCAATCGGGACGAATTTCCAGTCATTCGTATACATCTTTAGTTGGACGAGCATGCGAGTGAAATGAGTTTCCGATCAAATCATACGTTCTACATTTCGATCCAACATGCGTATTTTATACTGAATATGCATTCCACTGAGCGAAAACATATCAAAGGGTACGTCGTCACAGCTGTTTGACACGAGATATCGCACGGAATCAGGATTTATGTCTTCTCCAAAGTAAAATTAATTAGTAGGTTTCACTTTTAAATAATGTTTTAAAATGAATATTCGCACTTATCTCACCTGGAAAGGGCCTTTACAGTGATATAGTGTCCTCGTCCTGCAATGGGAAAGATAAACTGTGCGCAAAAAGTACTTTCAATCTGCGCATCGCCAGCATATTCCACTTGACCCAGCGTTCTTTACTAGTCACGAAACGTTTTTTTACCCTGGAAAAAGGTATTTACGTTTTTAGATGAAGCTAACATCTGACAAAAAAAACTTTTGCGGGGTCAGGTATAGCAGAGCATCACCTTCGACGCTGTAGCTGCAGTGACATTAGCTTTTAGAGCACGTGCCCCTCAGCCTATTACTTCAAGAGCCCTACAAAGGAAGTAGTGATTGTACGCACCTTATTATATCACTTCTTCGTAGCGAATTTTTGTGATTTTTTTAGCGTGAGCCATTATTGTTATTTTGATATATTTTACAGCTTACAGCGACCCGGGTTTAGGCCTCTTTAGTCACATTACATCTAAATTTGCAACTCAATTAGATCCTTCCATACATAGCACATAGAAAATGCATCAGCATATTTCATGGCTCTCTTTGGCCATAGCTGGCCTTTGCAACATTAAACACCACAGACCATGATAATCACCATCCCAGCAAAAAATATTGTTTGAATTGACGCCGCTGGTTACATTATTTGTCCGAACCCGCCTTAGTAGCGATCACTTGCAAGATTTCTTGAGATCAAGTGCTTTCAAGTGCCGATTGCTTAAACCCCACGCTACTGCTACAAcagccatctagcctttcccgcggcatAACAACCTTACTGTTCCACTAGTCGCTGGGATTGGCGTTCCCGAACGCCTACTCCTATCGTATGAGAATGGCGGATAGCCCAGTGTGCGAATCCTGTGGATGCGAcaaaaccatcgagcacctattgtctACCTGCCCTTGCTACggcgtacaacgcctctctctgcggacaactttaaaccgactggactcaagcCCGTTCTCCGAGTaaaagatactcggaccatgaCCACATCTGTCAATAGCACGAAAAGCGATTCCtgcactagtacactacttgaagtgcgCCGGcgtaagagaccgtttatagcgTCCCTGTGCATCCTACCACACGCACTCAACGCTTACTCTCACCCTTTCctatttctattcccctttcccccatcACCAGCGTAGGGGAGCAAACGAGGTGCTCGTCTGattgacatccctgcctttcctgtcattgctctctctctttcttcaacGACTGGTTTGGCACATGGCGCGGAACGGCTGTGCGTGGCTAGATCTGCAGTTAGTCTTCAGTCCTCGCAGCAGCAAAGCTATTATCTGAAGGCCGACTGCTTCTCTACGTACTCCCTTGCAGCTGTGGGCAGCTTGGGCCTAGACGGAGAATACTTGACAAACGTAGATGTCACGAGTGCCTACATGTGATTTTTGCTTTAACCGTGCAACGGTGGAGTAGCAGTTAGGCTAGTCATCAGAAGCAAGGTTTCAAGTTTGTACTCTAAAGGGGACATTGGTCGCTCATAAAATTTTGCCGCGCGATCGCGACTGACCCCTGGCGGTTCGTGAAATACTTGGCTAACCATTATCTCTAAACCTCTGTTCCCTTAGCCAGTGCTTCAGAGAGAAGCCAGTTGAGATTAGCTATTTATACATTTTTATTAAACCTCAACAGTTGTGGCATGAGCCTTTAGAGACTCTTACGATGACTGTAGTAGAACAGATTTCCCATCACTTCGATCCACACTTGTCAATGCAAGTTTTTTAGCTGGATTGCTCCGGTACAATGTGTATTGTGGCTGTCGCACTAATCGCGCATGTCTAATGTTCCTTGCGTGTTTCCCGCATTCTTTCTTAAACAGAAAGACCAAGGCACCACACTTACCGATTTCGCCAGAATCCTGGCTAATGCGGATGCTGGTGTTTTCGGCAGCGCGGCCGATGTCCTCGCCATCTTCAATACTACCGATGAGGAGTTCTGCAAAGGCGGCACCACATGTCTCAGTGCCATCTGCACATTCGAGGAAAAGTCTTCGTGCTGGGCGGTCGATCGTCAACTAGTTTGGAACAGCTTGTTCAACCCTCGCGGCGTTGAGATGATCCAGCTGCAGAAAGGAAGGCTTCACTTTCGTACATTGAACGTCAATCCAGAGGACTTGATCAGGATTGGTGAGGTCAAGTTCCTCTGTTTATACCTATGGCTTCTGCGAGAGCATCGATGCATCTCAGGAGTCGTCCTGTCTATTCCCGTTCTGGCACCGAGGCATGCGAGTCTGTTCATGTCTCTGCTAAGGCTCACGAAATACGTGCAAAAGTGTGAGATACACGGTAGCGATGCATTAAAAGGACAATTTCTCGCGAAGGATGCACTGAGGGCAAGCGCTCTAGACTACTTGTATCTACTGAGGGAGCTGGGACTGTCTGCGGTCCGTATGATCAATAATGACGTCACTATCCTGGCCCGTCTTGTGGAACGAAACAAGTTCCTCATCGCCCTCATCTTGATCGACGTAGAGATGAGCGTGCAGGCCTTCGCCCAGCTCGTCGTCAAGGTAGTGCAGCACAAGAAACTAGAGGACTTGCGCATTAAGACGACCGCAATGGAACCCGAGCCGTTGTTCAACAAAGCCCTGGGTCTAATCGGCCAGTCACGCACCATTTCGAGGCTGTACGTCCACGTCGACCGCGGCTTGTCAAGCCTGCTGCAGGGTCTCCTCGAAAACTCGTCCTTAAGAGAACTAACCCTGGAGCCGACCATCAACGACGCAGAAGTGATGTGTGCGCTGGCCGACTTTCTGGAGAAACGGGAGTCTTGCAATCACTTGAAAGCCTGCCTCAATACCAGCCAGTTTCCGACTGCGTCTGGCGCGCTTGACGACCTGCAACGAATTGTCGGCAAGAGTTCGCTGCGCACCTTGGTGCTTTCGGGATCGACGCTGGCGCCTCTGGCGGCCCGTCGGATCGCCGACGGAATGGCGGCGAGCAAAACGCTGAAGGAGCTGCATGTGGACGACTGCCAGCTCGCGTGCGCCGACGTCCTGCCCTTCGTGGTGGCCACCAGACGGTGCGCGACATTCGGACAATTCGAAGAACTCAACGTGGGCGCGGTGTTCGGCAAAGAGGACGAGCAGCGCGAGCTAGTCGGGTACATAGTACAGTGGGGCGTCAGCGACAAGATCGCGCTCGTCTATAACGACTGCCTTGTGGCGCCCTTGCGGGATGCGCTGGAAACGAGCATAAAGCTTGtaaaattttctctctctcatggCGTAAATACGGAGACTGAGCCTCTTCTGTATGTGCTGAGATGGACGGTGAAGACACTGAGGAGCCTGTGCATCGACACTATTCGAGTAAGTCAATTGGCTGCTTAATGAGGCTCATGAGGGTAGACACATTGACTACATGGCAGAGCGCGAAGGTCGTTGCACTGAGGAAAAGGCATCTGCGTTACTAATTGGCCCGCGGATAACGAGAAACGCTTACGTCGACTAGTGACGTTTCTGCACACCTTCAGTACAACGAGTATCGAACTTTGCCATGAAGTATCCCTAAGTAAATCATTGACTGAGTTAAAATATTGCTTTATGTATGGACGAAATGTGCTCGAAACATTTTATGACTCACATTAGGAGGCACGATAAGATTCTAAATGCAGTGTGTATATTCGCTGAGAAAATGACAGGGCTAAATGTAAACAATCGTTGTTTGTCATGTGAACAAATATTGCGTGAattgcagaataattttctctttAATTAGGCTGGGGATTCGTACGAAGGGCACCTGCGTAAAAATTAGAACTAATCAAACACCTGTGTTTGAAGTCGTTGAATACGAGTGGTGCGAAATTCAATGAGCGCGAGCTTTTAATCCGCACCATCGCATGGTTGTATGGCTGCACGGAAAATCGTTTCGCTTGGGTTGATCCCGAGTTCAGGAAAGCAAGCTGTTTCGACCGCCTAACACGTCGATGTATTCCACAGCATGTCACAAAGGGCAGACCTACCTCAGCATTTCTAAAGTCCCTAAAACACATGATTAGCATTTATTTGCAAGGCAAAATGCTACAAAAGTTTGGATTCATGCAGGTTGAACATTGGTTGATATCGCGAGTCACATccataaaaagaaaacaaccttTCCTGTATTCAAGGGCAGTGCTGAAATTCTGCGTTTTTGGGTAAGGGGGCGTTGTCCATTCAACGAACGGACAATGCCTCGATGGCCGCACTAGCCGCTACAAGTGTCGTTCAGGCATCTTCCGCTCGTTTTTTTGAGGGAGTTCACTTAGCGATAGCATCACTTTTGCCAGCTGACCCTGGATCAAGCTATCCATACTCGCGGAGAACTCTCTGAGGCAATGAAAGCACAGCTACGGAGGCAGAGCGAGTAGAAGTGTGAGCGACCTTGAAATTGTTCCACATTCTAACCCGCGCTTGTTTTGCCTGAGGAAGAGAAAACATGAATTTACATGCTTAGACGGAAACGGGTAAGAAATCAGATGGGGGCCTTCATGCTCAAACTGCAGGCGGCTGGGGATATACGACTGGCTCTGTAAACGCATTCGGAAACGCTTTTTCGCTACTGATGTATAGCTACCAAATATACAAGGCGTTCACGCTATGATTAGCCAGAGttcaaaaatatgcgaatgccacgtagctggacagaaccagtGTAATGTAGTTTGCTGTCGCTTGCAGGTACTCAGGTTATTTTTTTCATACGACCTACTTGCATAATTGCTCccaaataattaatcaacttctcaaatattataattagatgaaaagtgtgaatgagaaaattttagagcaacataaaaaaactCCCGATGGtcctttttgttgctcaatacgagctACTTGACGCgttctttccgagcgtgaaagaagcccgcgaatacacataACATTGCCGCTTGACTGGCCACTCACGGCACTTTGGAGACGGTTAATTTGACTACGAAGATTTTCGGGGGGAATGGACGCAGACGAAGAGGTAGCCCTGTGACGCTGAGATGAGTATTACATCAGCTCATAAGTAACGACAACTTTCTATCAGAGGAATAACAACGAAACAATCAAGTTCCGAACCAATCAGTAACCGGCGGCTAGTCGTCTGCAAACCCGGATGAAGTAGGGACCAGGATGCACCAGACCTTCGGCCTGGTGACAACCCTAGATAAGGGTGCGCAGCACGCTGGTGGCCCTTTTCTCTCACGTTTGTCGCATGTCTTAGCGCGTTTACTTAATCTCACCTATTTCTGCAATAAGTATCTTATATTCGACAGTAAAGCAAGGCAATACACCTATGATTTCGATTTATTATTTTCATGTTTCTCTCTTCCTCGTTCCTCTCTTCCTACATACGggcgcacaagttacacttcttacactatttaatactatttgggcttcgggatacctcccatccacatggaaagaagcgattgtggttcctgctctaaagcagggaaaagaccctttcttggcggcaagttaccatccaatagctctaactaattgtctttgtaaggtttttgaaaaaatgataaatcgcagacttatacatttccttgagctcaacaataaaCTCGacccttatcagtgtggattccgagaagggcggtcgacaaccgatcatcttgtgcgcatggaaggaaatatccgcgatgcctttatacataaacagtttttgctatcgatattcctcgatatggagaaggcatatgacacggcatggcgttacgggatcttgcgagacctgtcggaaattggcatccgtggaaatatgatgaacacaattgaaagctatttgtcaaatcgtaccttccgagtaaaagtcggcaatgaactgtcacgtccctttacgcaggaaactggtgtaccccagggaggcgtgctcagctgcactctctttatcgttaagatgaacacgctacgtgcttcactaccacctgccattttttattccgtata contains:
- the LOC135904169 gene encoding uncharacterized protein, with product MACAAEKDQGTTLTDFARILANADAGVFGSAADVLAIFNTTDEEFCKGGTTCLSAICTFEEKSSCWAVDRQLVWNSLFNPRGVEMIQLQKGRLHFRTLNVNPEDLIRIGEVKFLCLYLWLLREHRCISGVVLSIPVLAPRHASLFMSLLRLTKYVQKCEIHGSDALKGQFLAKDALRASALDYLYLLRELGLSAVRMINNDVTILARLVERNKFLIALILIDVEMSVQAFAQLVVKVVQHKKLEDLRIKTTAMEPEPLFNKALGLIGQSRTISRLYVHVDRGLSSLLQGLLENSSLRELTLEPTINDAEVMCALADFLEKRESCNHLKACLNTSQFPTASGALDDLQRIVGKSSLRTLVLSGSTLAPLAARRIADGMAASKTLKELHVDDCQLACADVLPFVVATRRCATFGQFEELNVGAVFGKEDEQRELVGYIVQWGVSDKIALVYNDCLVAPLRDALETSIKLVKFSLSHGVNTETEPLLYVLRWTVKTLRSLCIDTIRVLSSLGGLYLAHLIWKGDSLRVLRLRCRTEPRASDLILKALTKSRSVALLTIERWYLSESVGCAFADMLCQNRSLNRLEIYWDDADAYELLKDHLVRGLKVNASVSVVKMYQGQERDEVAVWDFGMLECFRRNAMILAWVTDVILRDGMCLEAAAVADFFEICDAPLDLFQRTADFSPRTATNRIRLARMATRTQYYALLSAFGDRVEFNLTPLGRELFHNMLYSMRDVVSSAMGLSEPHFMDSTSLQWV